The following proteins come from a genomic window of Aquimarina sp. MAR_2010_214:
- a CDS encoding ABC transporter permease, with the protein MFKNYIKISFRNLWKHKGFSFINISGLAIGLAAGFLMLLYVGFELSYDHFHSKSDTIYRVVANIEMPTGTMETDKPAIAVPPHLKKEFPEILDAVRVMDINLDVRNATIKLKENNAIAADSTFFKMFDFEILQGDKNNVLKAPYSIVLSETAAKKYFGNQPAIGQTLKIKNEDIHDINFTVTGLMKDFPENSHMQADMVISMTTYTQGVLTDFDQYWGTYDPSAYLLLNPNVDPVVLASKFPDFLERNIGEDMKKSKSYVSLFLEPLNEVYLYSSRGGGISGDIDSIYVFSIIAIFILLIASINFINLTTARSVERAKEVGVRKVIGAEKRQLTFQFIGESIIIALLAFILSIVLIAIFLPLFNTLSGKIVSPGIFSNVTHIGILFIIALTIGALAGTYPAFVLSSFKPVQVLKGSFSTGTKGILLRKGLVVVQFTISIALIIGTIIIYNQMNYMRNQELGFDKEQIVVLETNISPAQKKLQDNLNNLPGVISTSFGSSVPGGGNNIAYSLIKNKNGEEQVINIDAYFTDYNFISQFGLKVVAGRTFSRDFGTDSTEAMVLNEAAVKLLGYNSPEEALGINFSQWGKSGQVIGVVKDFHFTSLEENINPLTMTIAPNRTDLLSVKISTRNIEETLSSIEQKWETILPDDSFEFYFLDEAFNEQYRTHERFGNLFISFTILAILISCLGLLGLVAYSTLQRKREIGVRKVLGASVIKIIKLLSKEFISLVGIAFIIASPVAWFIMSYWLEDFAYRIGIQWWMFVLAGMSALFIAFIAVCFHATKASFANPVKSLRTE; encoded by the coding sequence ATAAACCTGCAATTGCTGTACCTCCCCATTTGAAAAAAGAATTTCCAGAAATTTTAGATGCAGTTCGAGTTATGGATATTAATCTGGATGTACGTAATGCAACTATAAAACTAAAAGAAAATAATGCTATAGCAGCAGATTCTACTTTTTTTAAAATGTTTGATTTTGAAATATTACAAGGAGATAAGAATAATGTGCTTAAAGCACCTTATAGCATTGTATTATCCGAGACTGCTGCAAAAAAATACTTTGGAAATCAACCTGCAATAGGGCAAACATTAAAAATCAAAAATGAAGATATACATGATATAAATTTTACGGTTACAGGCCTTATGAAGGATTTTCCAGAAAACTCGCACATGCAAGCAGATATGGTTATTTCTATGACTACATATACACAAGGAGTCTTAACCGATTTTGACCAATATTGGGGTACATATGATCCATCGGCATATCTTCTATTAAACCCTAATGTAGATCCTGTGGTTTTAGCATCTAAATTTCCTGATTTTTTAGAGCGAAATATTGGAGAAGATATGAAAAAAAGCAAGTCTTATGTTTCACTTTTTCTTGAACCACTAAATGAAGTGTATTTATACTCTTCTAGAGGAGGCGGAATAAGTGGGGATATCGATTCTATTTATGTGTTTTCTATAATTGCGATTTTTATACTTTTAATAGCAAGTATAAATTTTATTAATTTAACCACAGCTCGTTCTGTTGAAAGAGCAAAAGAAGTAGGTGTACGTAAAGTTATAGGAGCAGAAAAACGACAACTTACTTTTCAGTTTATAGGAGAATCGATCATAATAGCCTTGTTAGCCTTTATACTCTCTATTGTACTTATAGCGATATTTTTACCTCTTTTTAATACCTTATCAGGTAAAATTGTAAGTCCAGGTATTTTTTCCAACGTCACTCATATAGGAATACTGTTTATAATCGCTTTAACAATTGGAGCACTTGCAGGGACCTATCCAGCTTTTGTTTTATCTTCTTTTAAACCAGTTCAGGTGTTAAAAGGCAGTTTTTCTACAGGTACAAAAGGAATACTGCTTAGAAAAGGATTGGTAGTCGTGCAATTTACGATTTCTATCGCATTAATTATAGGAACCATAATTATCTATAATCAAATGAATTATATGCGCAATCAAGAATTGGGGTTTGATAAAGAACAGATAGTTGTTTTAGAAACAAATATTTCACCTGCACAGAAAAAATTACAAGATAATTTGAATAACCTACCAGGAGTAATTTCTACCAGTTTTGGTTCTAGTGTACCAGGAGGAGGAAATAATATAGCTTATTCTTTAATTAAAAATAAAAATGGAGAGGAACAGGTAATAAACATAGATGCATATTTTACCGATTACAATTTTATTTCTCAATTTGGATTAAAAGTAGTTGCTGGTAGAACTTTTTCAAGAGATTTTGGAACAGATTCTACTGAAGCTATGGTGCTTAATGAAGCGGCTGTTAAGTTATTAGGATACAATTCTCCTGAAGAAGCATTGGGGATTAATTTTTCCCAATGGGGTAAAAGTGGACAAGTAATTGGTGTGGTGAAAGATTTTCATTTTACGTCATTAGAAGAAAATATTAATCCTTTGACTATGACTATTGCACCTAATAGAACAGATCTTTTATCAGTAAAAATCAGTACTCGAAATATCGAAGAGACACTATCTTCTATAGAACAGAAATGGGAAACAATTCTACCCGATGATTCATTTGAGTTTTATTTTTTGGACGAAGCTTTTAATGAACAATATCGTACCCATGAACGTTTCGGAAATTTATTTATATCGTTTACTATACTTGCAATATTAATATCCTGTCTAGGACTATTAGGTTTAGTAGCATATAGCACATTACAGCGTAAGAGAGAAATAGGTGTTCGTAAAGTATTAGGAGCTTCTGTAATTAAGATTATAAAACTTTTATCTAAAGAATTTATAAGTCTAGTGGGCATAGCCTTTATTATAGCCTCACCAGTAGCTTGGTTTATAATGAGTTATTGGTTAGAAGACTTTGCATACAGAATAGGTATACAATGGTGGATGTTTGTATTAGCAGGAATGTCTGCATTATTCATTGCTTTTATAGCTGTATGTTTTCATGCTACCAAAGCTTCTTTCGCTAACCCGGTAAAAAGCTTACGAACAGAATAA
- a CDS encoding ABC transporter permease, with translation MLKNHLKIAWRNLTKNKLQTCINLLGLTVGTVCCLSIIVYVFAQLGYDTHHEDAESLYRIRTVITGNGNGGADFNAATSSPPIAFALKEDFPEVTEACRIVYFGEGNDALLRVQDSKESYYESRGYLADPTFFNLFGYSFKEGNATGALTSPNTVVLSSTLAKKLFGAGEALHKNLVLGSGEDELILTITGVFEDNSAKSHLNPNYILSMNSPGLGEFVRNEQNFATQNFVHSYVKLLPGSNEKQLQEKLPAFLQNRGAQNLAAVGFDKALLLQKVKDIHLYSKGISNQIDTVSNIQYLYLLLILALFIQIVACINFINLSTARANKRAKEIGVRKAVGANRGSLIRQFLGESILLSLFALVVSIPITALVLPFVNILTKGNIHYTALFDLKILMPLLALSILSGLFAGAYPALILSAIKPVKVLKGTINVSTGSGNFRKALVVFQFIVSIALIAAVIIVNKQVEYSQTKDMGFDKENLIAIRLGTDEAIGKFDALRSQISTVSGVTDVAGSNHYPSEYIMNDLGLHLPGENPVNQTLVKYNGISDNYFETVGTPLLVGRDLRANDSTQVIVNKATIDAFNIDIDNALSSKLIQTYEGETSIYEIVGVVADYHFASLKESIAPIMLFNDNEPGWLIVKTETTDFKTLLANLDRSWTSINPSTPFVYTFVDKEVGKLFVEEKRLSQISIVFTCLAILISCLGLFGLISFMAEQKKKEIGIRKVLGASVGTVINMLTKDFVKLVLIALLIATPLAYYYMEDWLQGFAYRISISWWVFALAGTITMGITILTVCVQAFKAATANPVKSLRTE, from the coding sequence ATGCTAAAAAATCATTTAAAAATAGCTTGGAGAAATCTCACAAAAAATAAACTTCAGACATGTATAAACCTATTAGGTTTAACTGTGGGTACTGTTTGCTGTTTAAGTATAATAGTATATGTATTTGCTCAATTAGGTTATGATACACATCATGAAGATGCTGAATCTCTTTATAGAATAAGAACTGTAATTACTGGTAATGGTAACGGCGGTGCTGATTTTAATGCAGCTACAAGTTCTCCTCCCATAGCTTTTGCTTTAAAAGAAGATTTTCCCGAAGTAACAGAAGCTTGTCGTATTGTATATTTTGGTGAGGGTAATGATGCGTTATTGAGAGTTCAGGATAGTAAAGAAAGCTATTATGAATCTCGTGGTTATTTGGCAGATCCTACTTTTTTTAACCTATTTGGCTATTCTTTTAAAGAGGGTAATGCTACAGGTGCACTAACAAGCCCTAATACTGTTGTTCTTTCTTCTACATTAGCCAAAAAATTATTCGGAGCAGGAGAAGCCCTACACAAAAATCTGGTTTTAGGTAGTGGTGAGGATGAATTAATTTTGACTATTACAGGAGTTTTTGAGGATAATTCTGCAAAATCTCACCTTAATCCAAATTATATTTTAAGCATGAATTCTCCTGGATTGGGAGAGTTTGTAAGAAATGAACAAAATTTTGCAACTCAGAATTTTGTACATAGCTATGTAAAACTTCTTCCTGGGTCTAATGAGAAGCAACTGCAGGAAAAATTACCCGCATTTTTACAAAATCGTGGTGCACAAAATCTGGCAGCAGTAGGTTTTGATAAAGCCTTACTATTGCAAAAGGTTAAAGATATTCACCTTTACTCTAAAGGAATCTCTAATCAGATTGATACCGTTTCGAATATTCAATATTTATATTTACTACTTATTCTCGCTCTATTTATCCAGATAGTAGCATGTATTAACTTCATTAATCTTAGTACGGCACGGGCAAATAAACGTGCCAAAGAAATTGGAGTGAGAAAAGCAGTAGGTGCAAATAGAGGATCCCTAATACGTCAATTTTTAGGAGAATCAATATTACTATCTCTGTTTGCTTTGGTGGTAAGTATTCCTATTACAGCTTTAGTATTACCTTTTGTGAATATACTTACCAAGGGAAATATACACTATACTGCTTTATTTGATTTGAAAATTTTAATGCCTTTACTGGCATTAAGTATACTTAGCGGTTTATTTGCCGGAGCATATCCAGCTTTGATCTTATCGGCTATCAAACCCGTTAAGGTACTTAAAGGAACTATTAATGTATCAACTGGGAGTGGAAACTTCCGTAAGGCATTAGTTGTCTTTCAGTTTATTGTATCTATCGCCTTGATAGCAGCAGTAATAATAGTGAATAAGCAAGTAGAATATTCACAAACCAAAGATATGGGGTTTGATAAAGAAAACCTTATTGCAATTCGTTTAGGAACCGATGAAGCGATAGGAAAATTTGATGCACTACGGTCTCAAATATCAACAGTATCAGGAGTTACTGATGTGGCAGGTAGTAATCACTATCCATCAGAATATATAATGAATGATTTAGGATTACATCTTCCAGGAGAAAACCCTGTAAATCAGACATTGGTTAAATACAATGGTATTAGTGATAATTATTTTGAAACTGTAGGAACACCTCTGCTTGTTGGTCGTGATTTACGTGCTAATGATAGTACTCAGGTTATCGTTAATAAAGCTACTATTGATGCTTTTAATATTGATATAGATAATGCATTAAGTTCTAAATTGATACAAACGTATGAAGGAGAAACTTCGATATATGAAATTGTAGGAGTTGTAGCCGATTACCATTTTGCCTCTCTAAAAGAATCAATAGCTCCTATCATGCTTTTCAATGATAATGAACCAGGGTGGCTTATCGTTAAAACAGAAACTACAGATTTTAAAACCTTGTTAGCTAATCTGGATCGTAGCTGGACATCAATAAATCCTAGTACACCTTTTGTATACACTTTTGTTGATAAAGAAGTTGGAAAATTATTTGTTGAAGAAAAACGGCTAAGTCAAATATCAATTGTATTTACTTGCTTGGCTATTTTGATTAGTTGTTTAGGTTTATTTGGATTGATTTCTTTTATGGCAGAGCAGAAGAAAAAAGAAATAGGAATTCGAAAAGTGTTAGGTGCCAGCGTAGGAACTGTAATCAATATGCTTACCAAAGATTTTGTAAAACTGGTACTTATAGCTTTACTTATAGCTACTCCTCTTGCGTATTACTATATGGAAGACTGGTTACAGGGTTTTGCATACAGAATTTCGATTAGTTGGTGGGTTTTTGCTTTAGCTGGAACTATTACTATGGGTATTACAATATTAACTGTATGTGTACAGGCATTTAAAGCAGCAACCGCTAACCCGGTAAAAAGTTTACGAACAGAATAA
- a CDS encoding ABC transporter permease → MYKNYIKIAWRNLKRNKGYSVINIGGLAIGLSAVIFMLFYINHENSYDTFHSESDKLFRVERTYVSSIQSDIWDSTPYILSDELQNAIPEITNATSIRTTANYLSVNDAMYHEKNGLFADNEFLKLFSLKFTEGDQYSSLENPMSIVLSESLAKKLSPESNIIGKTIRIDKKYDCIVTGIFADYPDNSHLRIDYLLSFSSYQTITRNTLDAGWGTNNASTYVRLRNNAEIGKVSEKIKGFLTNHLTLEDGIQELLSLRSIRDIYMKTSKVRGGGGNRSEVTILYLFLAVVIFTALITLLNYINSSTAQVMKRELEIGIKKVMGSTKRHLRYQFIIESLVMVSISFSIAIGLVLLFLPLFNTIVGKNLSIVLSQDWPFFVYVMLGSLLVGILAGLYPVFFLTSLKISSFLQGNSSIKRRAGLRKALVVFQLVLVIPLVFTSILIIEQFKYIEQRDIGFVKEDVLVSFIDVINKEDREVLKTLGERLLQNPNILNYSISDSGPFGGGGQQSMDWEGNRTNEKAIIRSHRVDYDFLKTYQMTLTEGRDFSEDYATDIQSACIINQTALELFGWDNALGKKIDNGRLKVIGVVKDFNDYTAFKKIPPMILFMDEGSGGSYVTIKVAPDKRAEAQALVNTLFNNNFPESPIEFSFLDHELDSSFLNSLKGTINIFIFFSVLAILLAVLGLYSLVSFSLRTQQKMIAIRKVLGANAKSIFLILLKEYMILFCIAATLGLITVYFIANKIIHVFAYHEGVKFSYLIMAGLLALFVVLFSVSSKIISAVLQNPIKSLRTE, encoded by the coding sequence ATGTATAAAAACTATATCAAAATCGCTTGGCGAAACCTAAAAAGGAACAAAGGGTATTCGGTCATAAATATCGGTGGGCTTGCCATAGGTTTGTCGGCTGTGATTTTCATGCTTTTTTATATCAATCATGAGAATAGTTATGATACGTTTCATAGTGAATCTGATAAGCTTTTTAGGGTCGAAAGAACATATGTAAGTAGTATCCAAAGTGATATCTGGGATAGTACACCTTACATATTATCAGATGAATTGCAAAACGCTATTCCAGAAATTACTAATGCGACCAGTATAAGAACTACCGCAAACTACCTAAGTGTTAATGATGCAATGTATCATGAAAAGAATGGACTGTTTGCTGATAATGAGTTTTTAAAATTATTTAGTTTAAAATTCACTGAAGGTGATCAGTACAGCTCATTAGAAAATCCAATGAGTATAGTGCTTTCAGAATCATTAGCCAAAAAACTTTCCCCAGAAAGTAATATTATCGGAAAAACAATACGTATCGATAAAAAATATGACTGTATAGTTACTGGCATATTTGCTGATTATCCCGATAATTCTCATTTAAGGATTGATTACCTACTTTCTTTTAGCTCATATCAAACCATTACAAGAAATACACTCGATGCGGGTTGGGGTACAAATAATGCATCTACTTATGTTCGACTAAGGAATAATGCAGAAATCGGCAAGGTATCAGAAAAGATAAAAGGGTTTTTAACAAATCACCTTACGCTGGAAGATGGAATTCAAGAACTACTTAGTTTAAGATCCATTAGAGATATTTATATGAAAACTTCTAAAGTAAGAGGTGGTGGAGGAAATAGAAGTGAGGTAACTATACTGTATCTTTTTCTTGCAGTTGTAATTTTTACCGCTTTAATCACTTTGTTAAATTATATAAATTCATCGACTGCCCAAGTTATGAAGAGGGAATTGGAAATAGGAATCAAAAAGGTTATGGGTAGCACAAAAAGACATTTAAGATATCAGTTTATTATCGAATCATTGGTTATGGTATCTATTTCTTTTAGTATTGCTATAGGTCTGGTACTATTATTTCTACCACTCTTTAATACGATTGTCGGAAAGAATTTATCTATTGTTTTAAGTCAGGATTGGCCATTTTTTGTATATGTTATGCTTGGTTCACTTTTGGTAGGTATTTTGGCTGGTTTATATCCTGTTTTCTTTCTTACATCCTTAAAAATTTCTTCTTTTCTTCAAGGGAATTCGTCTATTAAACGCCGTGCTGGTCTAAGAAAAGCTCTGGTTGTTTTTCAACTAGTATTAGTGATACCACTGGTATTTACTTCAATACTTATTATAGAGCAGTTTAAATATATAGAACAACGAGATATTGGATTTGTAAAAGAAGATGTATTAGTGTCATTTATAGATGTTATCAATAAAGAAGACAGAGAGGTACTTAAAACATTAGGAGAACGATTATTACAAAATCCTAATATTCTTAATTATTCTATATCAGATTCAGGTCCATTTGGTGGTGGTGGACAGCAAAGTATGGATTGGGAAGGTAATAGAACTAATGAAAAAGCTATTATTAGGTCACACAGGGTAGATTACGATTTCTTGAAAACCTACCAAATGACACTAACCGAAGGAAGAGATTTTTCTGAAGATTATGCTACAGATATCCAAAGCGCATGCATTATAAATCAAACTGCTTTAGAATTGTTCGGCTGGGACAATGCTTTGGGTAAGAAAATTGATAATGGCCGTTTAAAAGTGATCGGTGTAGTAAAAGATTTTAACGATTATACCGCATTCAAGAAAATCCCACCTATGATCCTTTTTATGGATGAAGGTTCTGGTGGTTCATATGTAACCATAAAAGTAGCTCCAGATAAAAGGGCAGAGGCCCAAGCATTGGTTAATACACTTTTTAATAATAATTTTCCAGAAAGCCCTATTGAATTCAGCTTTTTGGATCATGAGCTTGACAGTAGTTTTTTGAATTCACTAAAAGGCACCATCAATATTTTTATTTTTTTCTCGGTGCTGGCTATACTATTGGCAGTACTTGGGTTATATAGTCTGGTATCCTTTTCACTAAGAACACAGCAGAAAATGATAGCAATACGAAAAGTGCTGGGGGCCAATGCAAAAAGTATTTTTTTAATACTGCTTAAAGAGTATATGATATTATTCTGCATAGCTGCAACACTAGGGCTTATTACGGTTTATTTCATAGCAAATAAAATAATACATGTTTTCGCATATCATGAAGGTGTCAAATTTAGCTATCTAATTATGGCAGGGTTGCTAGCCTTATTTGTGGTGCTTTTTTCGGTGAGTAGCAAAATAATTTCTGCAGTATTACAGAATCCCATAAAAAGCTTGCGAACAGAATAA
- a CDS encoding ABC transporter permease, translated as MFKNHLKIARRSILKDKMFTFIKIGGFGVGIMACVLIALFIKDELSYDKHYVNEKQIYRVYTEVIHKGELIKWTHYPAPFAKAIKNDFPEIQKSGRFLTSELFGTGNKELRIEGESENIFENGFIFADQELLEILEIPLAQGSTESALSQPGTIVISQAKADKYFPNGDAIGKILILDNNTEKPYKITGVMKDSPENTHFEYNFLMTMVGRDFYPYEKHNWGAQNYHTYILVNDNTNLQELEQKMFSIVEDYMIPTARESNRLDKIDFLKSYQFKLQPISDIHLKSTDISDGLKHGDIRFVWLFGAIAVFILLLACINFINLSTAKSANRAKEVGLRKTVGAFRRNLISQFITESVLFSIISFVLGVLLAWVLLPYFNTIASKALVIPWGQWWFLPILLLSALCIGILAGLYPAFYLSAFKPASVLKGSLSTGSKSGKLRSGLVIFQFTTSIILIIGTLIIYQQVNYILNKKLGYDKEQVLVVQGAKSLGNKTQNFKDRLLKLPEVKLVSVSDYLPIEGTKRNGNTFKEKGKENDGVAVPAQIWEVDHDYINTLDMRIKKGRDFSRELASDSTDAIVINEIMARNFGFENPLGKKITNGRESWTIIGVVEDFHFETLKYDIQPLAMTVSNNPGMISVRLGTDNINQALTSISSIWDESVPNQSFRYSFLNQDFSKMHEDVQRIGKIFISFALFAILVACLGLFALSAFMVEQRKKEISIRLVLGAPFKSIYKLLTLDFLKLIIISIGIAIPIGWYMMSRWLEDFAYRINIGWGIFLIAGTLAIAVAILTISYQSIGAVFIKPLKSLRTE; from the coding sequence ATGTTTAAGAATCATTTAAAAATTGCCCGGAGAAGTATCTTAAAAGATAAGATGTTTACTTTCATCAAAATAGGAGGTTTTGGTGTTGGGATTATGGCGTGTGTATTAATTGCACTTTTTATAAAAGATGAATTAAGCTATGACAAGCATTATGTTAATGAAAAACAAATTTATAGGGTATATACAGAAGTAATACATAAAGGTGAACTTATAAAATGGACTCATTACCCAGCACCTTTTGCCAAAGCCATAAAAAATGATTTTCCTGAAATACAAAAGTCAGGAAGATTTCTTACCAGTGAGCTTTTTGGTACTGGAAACAAAGAGCTTCGAATAGAAGGGGAGTCAGAAAATATTTTTGAAAATGGATTTATTTTTGCAGATCAGGAGTTATTAGAAATCTTAGAAATACCACTTGCACAAGGAAGTACCGAGAGTGCTTTATCTCAACCAGGAACTATAGTAATCTCTCAAGCCAAAGCTGATAAATATTTCCCTAACGGAGATGCTATTGGTAAAATCCTGATTTTAGATAATAATACAGAGAAACCCTACAAAATAACTGGTGTAATGAAAGATTCACCAGAAAACACACATTTTGAGTATAACTTTCTAATGACGATGGTGGGCAGGGATTTTTATCCTTATGAAAAACATAACTGGGGTGCACAGAACTATCATACCTATATTTTAGTAAATGATAATACCAACCTACAAGAATTAGAACAAAAAATGTTCTCCATTGTTGAAGACTATATGATTCCTACCGCTAGAGAATCTAACAGGCTTGATAAAATTGACTTCTTAAAAAGCTATCAATTCAAACTGCAACCTATAAGCGATATCCATTTAAAATCAACAGATATTAGTGATGGATTAAAACATGGTGATATTCGTTTTGTATGGTTGTTTGGTGCCATCGCAGTATTTATTCTACTATTGGCATGTATTAACTTTATCAATCTATCTACAGCCAAATCAGCCAATCGCGCCAAAGAAGTAGGGCTACGAAAAACTGTGGGAGCTTTTAGGAGAAATTTAATTTCTCAGTTCATCACCGAATCAGTCCTGTTTAGTATTATATCATTTGTTTTGGGTGTGCTGCTGGCGTGGGTATTACTCCCATATTTTAATACGATTGCTTCAAAAGCATTGGTCATACCATGGGGGCAATGGTGGTTTTTACCCATACTATTACTTTCGGCATTATGTATTGGGATTCTAGCCGGATTATATCCTGCTTTTTACCTCTCTGCTTTTAAACCAGCGAGCGTATTAAAAGGAAGTTTGAGTACAGGTAGTAAAAGTGGTAAACTAAGAAGTGGCCTGGTTATTTTTCAATTTACTACATCTATTATTCTTATCATCGGAACACTGATCATATACCAACAGGTGAATTATATCCTGAACAAGAAACTGGGTTATGATAAAGAACAGGTTCTGGTTGTTCAAGGCGCAAAAAGTTTGGGGAATAAGACACAAAACTTTAAAGATCGACTATTAAAATTACCCGAAGTAAAACTAGTTTCTGTTAGTGATTATTTACCTATCGAAGGAACCAAACGAAACGGAAACACCTTTAAAGAAAAAGGTAAAGAAAATGATGGGGTAGCTGTTCCTGCACAAATTTGGGAAGTAGATCATGATTACATCAACACTTTGGATATGCGTATAAAAAAGGGACGAGATTTTTCCAGAGAATTAGCTTCAGATTCTACCGATGCAATAGTCATTAATGAGATTATGGCTAGAAATTTTGGTTTTGAGAATCCTTTAGGGAAAAAAATAACTAATGGAAGAGAATCCTGGACTATAATTGGGGTAGTAGAAGATTTTCATTTTGAAACTTTAAAATATGACATTCAGCCGTTGGCAATGACTGTAAGTAATAACCCAGGGATGATTTCTGTACGTTTAGGCACAGACAATATAAATCAAGCGTTAACATCAATTTCCTCAATTTGGGATGAAAGCGTTCCTAATCAATCTTTTAGGTATAGCTTTCTAAATCAGGATTTTTCTAAAATGCACGAAGATGTACAGCGTATTGGTAAAATCTTTATCAGTTTTGCGTTGTTTGCAATTCTTGTAGCATGCTTAGGTTTATTTGCTCTTTCGGCTTTTATGGTAGAGCAGCGTAAAAAAGAGATTAGTATCCGCCTGGTTTTGGGAGCTCCCTTTAAGAGTATATATAAGTTATTGACATTAGATTTTTTAAAACTAATTATAATTTCAATAGGTATTGCTATTCCTATTGGTTGGTATATGATGAGTCGATGGCTAGAGGATTTTGCCTATCGTATTAACATTGGTTGGGGAATATTTTTGATAGCAGGAACCCTGGCAATAGCAGTAGCGATTTTAACTATAAGCTATCAGTCTATCGGGGCAGTATTTATTAAACCTTTAAAAAGTTTACGAACAGAATAA